From Coffea arabica cultivar ET-39 chromosome 10e, Coffea Arabica ET-39 HiFi, whole genome shotgun sequence, one genomic window encodes:
- the LOC140015229 gene encoding uncharacterized protein, whose amino-acid sequence MLEDLRDLEGKVGNVSWHGSCQALRSRASISDTLNLDSVAGIPCSSHGIGYFGAASGAGPNRSLPTPVDGSTRLDNKPKPFRFLNVWTSRMGLLDVIQEGWPHDLTNPPLGVLAAKLRTIKQVLKGWSKESFGDIFQAVKEAERAVSEAEIAQEQDSSDQALRGLNDARERLRSTLAIEEGFWRQRARAKWFQDGDSNSKYFHVVVSERRSRAIIHRIRGSNGDWLESEELISGEAIAFFQRLFTTESSFSSVDGLLDAIPKLVMDQDNNRLVELPSMAEVKEVVFSMDGESAAGPDGFTSKFFTFAWDVIAEDVHKALLPKIISPQQSGFVKGRQISDNFLLAQEIVTDIGKPSRGGNAVLKLDMMKAYDRVSWCFLLQVLRRFGFSKTWIDAIWRLALEKYCEASGQKINIQKSYFLVHPHLGPHRRRIISQVTGFQKREFPVRYLRCPLFIGRRKKAHYVEMCKGIVHKILSWKHRTLSPGRRVVLLKHVLSSMPIHLLAVASPPKGVLQGIERVMANFLWGKSDHGPHFHWMKWMDLCRPQGEGGLGLP is encoded by the exons ATGTTGGAGGACCTTCGTGATCTTGAGGGGAAAGTTGGCAATGTGTCTTGGCATGGATCATGTCAGGCCCTGCGGAGCAGAGCATCGATCTCGGATACGCTTAACCTGGATTCGGTTGCCGGTATACCTTG CTCTTCGCATGGGATCGGATATTTTGGTGCAGCATCTGGCGCGGGACCCAACAGATCACTCCCCACTCCTGTTGACGGCTCTACGAGATTGGATAACAAGCCGAAGCCATTCCGCTTCCTAAACGTGTGGACCTCCAGGATGGGATTGTTAGATGTCATCCAGGAAGGGTGGCCACACGACCTGACCAATCCTCCCCTAGGTGTGTTGGCAGCCAAGCTACGTACGATCAAGCAGGTACTGAAGGGGTGGTCAAAGGAGTCCTTTGGTGACATTTTTCAGGCCGTGAAAGAAGCGGAACGGGCGGTGTCGGAGGCGGAAATAGCTCAAGAGCAGGATTCATCAGATCAGGCTTTGCGTGGTTTGAATGATGCCCGTGAGCGTCTGAGGAGTACGCTAGCCATTGAGGAGGGCTTTTGGAGACAAAGGGCGAGGGCCAAGTGGTTCCAGGATGGGGATAGCAACTCCAAATATTTCCATGTGGTGGTGTCTGAGAGAAGGAGTAGGGCGATCATCCATAGGATTCGAGGTTCTAATGGGGATTGGTTGGAGTCTGAGGAGCTCATCAGCGGTGAGGCTATAGCCTTCTTCCAAAGGCTTTTCACGACGGAGTCGAGCTTCTCCTCTGTAGACGGATTATTGGATGCTATTCCAAAACTAGTTATGGACCAAGACAACAATCGATTGGTGGAGCTCCCCTCTATGGCTGAGGTTAAGGAGGTTGTTTTCTCCATGGATGGGGAGAGTGCGGCGGGACCAGACGGTTTTACAAGTAAGTTCTTCACCTTTGCATGGGATGTGATTGCAGAGGACGTCCACAAAGCG CTTCTTCCCAAAATCATATCTCCCCAGCAGAGCGGATTTGTCAAAGGGCGACAGATCTCCGATAACTTTCTGCTAGCACAGGAAATTGTGACGGATATTGGGAAGCCTTCTCGAGGGGGAAATGCAGTGCTTAAACTGGATATGATGAAGGCTTACGATAGGGTGTCTTGGTGCTTTCTCTTGCAGGTCCTGAGGCGATTTGGGTTCTCTAAGACTTGGATTGATGCTATTTGGCGATTG GCCCTGGAGAAGTATTGTGAAGCCTCGGGTCAGAAGATCAATATACAGAAGAGCTATTTTTTAGTGCACCCCCATCTCGGGCCGCATCGCCGCAGGATTATCAGCCAGGTGACAGGTTTTCAGAAACGAGAGTTTCCGGTCAGATACTTACGGTGTCCGTTGTTCATTGGTAGACGTAAGAAGGCACACTATGTGGAGATGTGCAAGGGCATTGTTCATAAGATCCTTTCTTGGAAGCACCGCACCCTCTCGCCGGGGAGGAGAGTCGTGTTGCTCAAGCACGTTTTGTCCTCTATGCCAATTCACTTATTGGCGGTGGCATCACCCCCCAAGGGGGTATTGCAAGGGATCGAGCGAGTTATGGCTAACTTCCTCTGGGGCAAGTCAGATCATGGCCCCCATTTCCATTGGATGAAGTGGATGGATTTGTGTCGACCGCAGGGCGAAGGGGGATTGGGTCTCCCATGA